A window from Leuconostoc mesenteroides subsp. mesenteroides encodes these proteins:
- a CDS encoding pyruvate dehydrogenase (acetyl-transferring) E1 component subunit alpha, translating to MADITATNKQILDFNYQLTAQADSFPTLSVLDNTGKIVDNEAFERAELSNDDLINILKRMILSRQLDIRSTKLAKQGRFGFFAPTAGQEASQMASSYAFTDDDWLMPGYRDIPQIVMKGWPIWKAILWSRGHVLGNVYTTEDDKPVNSWMPQIIIGAQYVEAAGIGLGLKKRKKNAVVYAYTGDGGTSQGDFYEGINFAGAYHANAVFFVQNNGYAISTPRAVQTAAPHLAAKGWAAGLPSLVVDGNDPIAVYLASKEARSWAVNGNGPVLIETITNRLEAHSTAGDDPLRYRTKDDIEEWWEKEPLIRMRKLLQDQGIWNEKQEDDYVKEVNQLIDDQIKIADNVDKQKISNFIKNTLEVPSQAMKEQIAKFESEGK from the coding sequence ATGGCTGACATAACAGCAACAAATAAGCAAATACTTGACTTTAATTATCAGCTAACTGCGCAAGCCGACAGTTTTCCAACATTAAGTGTATTAGATAATACTGGAAAAATTGTTGATAATGAAGCGTTTGAGCGTGCTGAGTTGTCTAATGATGACCTAATCAATATTCTAAAACGCATGATTTTAAGTCGACAATTAGATATTCGTTCAACAAAGTTAGCTAAGCAAGGAAGATTTGGATTTTTTGCACCAACAGCTGGTCAAGAAGCATCGCAGATGGCTTCCTCTTATGCTTTTACTGATGATGATTGGCTAATGCCGGGTTATCGTGACATCCCGCAAATTGTTATGAAGGGATGGCCGATTTGGAAGGCAATTTTGTGGTCCCGTGGGCATGTTTTAGGGAATGTATACACTACCGAAGACGATAAACCTGTAAATTCATGGATGCCACAGATTATCATTGGGGCTCAATATGTGGAGGCAGCTGGTATTGGATTGGGGTTGAAAAAACGTAAGAAAAACGCAGTCGTGTATGCTTATACAGGTGACGGTGGTACATCGCAGGGAGATTTTTATGAGGGTATAAATTTTGCCGGAGCGTATCACGCTAATGCAGTGTTCTTTGTTCAAAATAATGGTTACGCTATTTCTACACCACGCGCTGTGCAAACAGCAGCACCGCATTTAGCTGCAAAAGGTTGGGCGGCTGGATTACCAAGCTTAGTAGTCGATGGAAACGATCCAATCGCTGTCTATTTGGCTTCTAAAGAGGCTCGTTCATGGGCGGTAAATGGTAATGGCCCTGTGCTAATTGAAACGATTACTAATCGTTTGGAGGCTCATTCGACAGCCGGAGATGATCCGCTACGTTACCGAACGAAAGATGATATTGAAGAATGGTGGGAAAAAGAACCACTTATTCGTATGCGTAAGTTATTGCAGGATCAGGGTATTTGGAACGAAAAACAAGAAGATGATTACGTAAAAGAAGTTAATCAACTAATTGATGACCAAATTAAGATTGCAGATAATGTCGACAAACAAAAAATTTCTAACTTTATTAAAAATACACTCGAAGTCCCAAGTCAAGCAATGAAAGAGCAAATAGCTAAGTTTGAAAGCGAGGGAAAGTAA
- a CDS encoding alpha-ketoacid dehydrogenase subunit beta — MAVKSYIDAIREAMDLALEKDDDVIIFGEDVGKNGGVFRATDGLQAKYGEDRVFNTPLAESGIGGMAIGLTTQNYRPIMEIQFFGFLFEVMDSIAGQMARNRFRFNGTRSMPIVVRSPYGGGTKTPEMHADNLEGMVAQIPGIRVVMPANPADAKGLLLSSIASNDPVVFLENLHLYRSLKGEVPEGYYTTPLDKAAIAREGDYISIISYGGGVPVALKAAEELSKNGISAEVLDLRTVSPLDIQSIGETVAKTGRVVVVQEAQRMAGVGAAVMSEISERFILSLKAPIGRVAAPDSVYPFGQAENDWMIKSDDVVAKVMEVVNYD; from the coding sequence ATGGCTGTGAAAAGTTATATCGATGCCATCCGTGAAGCAATGGACTTGGCATTGGAAAAAGATGATGATGTGATTATATTTGGTGAAGATGTTGGAAAAAATGGCGGTGTTTTCCGTGCCACTGATGGTCTTCAAGCTAAATATGGCGAAGATCGTGTATTTAATACACCTTTAGCAGAATCAGGTATAGGTGGTATGGCAATTGGTCTGACTACTCAAAATTATCGTCCAATTATGGAAATTCAATTCTTTGGCTTTCTATTTGAAGTAATGGATTCGATAGCAGGTCAAATGGCACGAAATCGTTTCCGGTTTAATGGTACACGAAGCATGCCAATTGTTGTCCGTTCTCCTTATGGTGGCGGAACTAAAACGCCAGAAATGCATGCTGATAATTTAGAGGGCATGGTAGCACAAATCCCTGGTATCCGGGTTGTGATGCCAGCAAATCCCGCCGACGCAAAAGGGTTGCTACTAAGTTCTATTGCATCCAATGATCCAGTTGTATTTTTAGAAAATTTACATTTGTATAGATCATTGAAAGGTGAGGTACCGGAAGGATACTACACAACACCATTAGATAAAGCTGCAATTGCACGCGAAGGAGATTATATATCAATCATTTCGTATGGCGGTGGTGTACCCGTTGCCTTGAAGGCTGCGGAAGAATTATCTAAGAACGGTATTTCAGCTGAGGTGCTAGATCTTCGTACAGTTTCACCACTCGATATTCAATCAATCGGAGAAACAGTTGCTAAAACAGGCCGAGTAGTTGTTGTTCAAGAAGCACAACGAATGGCAGGTGTTGGTGCCGCAGTTATGAGTGAAATTTCTGAACGATTTATTTTGAGTTTAAAAGCACCTATCGGTCGAGTAGCTGCACCAGACTCTGTTTATCCATTTGGGCAAGCAGAAAACGATTGGATGATTAAGTCTGACGATGTTGTGGCCAAAGTAATGGAGGTTGTAAATTATGACTGA
- a CDS encoding dienelactone hydrolase encodes MTEIFKMPDIGEGMAEGDITSWLVKVGDTITADDPVAEVQNDKLIQEILSPYTGQVTKLFVDAGTTVEVGDPLIEFDGDSSGENNLDNSQVSQSSISSNVVETENSTPQNTIINENNAVQVANGRVLAMPSVRHLAYEKNIDLTKVPATGRHGHVTLADVENFQELDSSASTQPKMSTTSQHEPSVAAYEKNESAPVLREGRQPMTPVRKAIAKAMDTQVAIPTVTNFDSVDVRKLVDHRNAFKEIARDDKGLRLTYLAYAVKALAAVAKKFPELNASVDMKAQEIVYHDDVNMGIAVDSPAGLFVPVIKNADRKSIFTIAQEITDLAESVRDGSITSNQMQGGTITISNLGSARGTWFTPIINGKEVAILGLGSILKEPIVNDDGELAVGRNMKLSLTYDHRLIDGMLGQSALNYLKQLLSDPAYMLMEV; translated from the coding sequence ATGACTGAGATTTTTAAGATGCCAGATATTGGCGAAGGTATGGCGGAAGGAGATATTACTTCTTGGCTAGTTAAAGTTGGTGATACGATAACGGCTGATGACCCAGTTGCAGAAGTGCAAAATGACAAACTGATTCAAGAAATTTTGTCTCCTTATACTGGTCAAGTGACAAAACTATTTGTTGATGCCGGAACAACGGTTGAGGTTGGTGATCCATTAATTGAGTTTGATGGTGACAGTAGTGGTGAAAACAATCTCGATAACAGTCAAGTTTCACAATCAAGTATCTCTTCAAATGTTGTAGAGACAGAAAACAGCACACCTCAAAATACAATTATTAATGAAAACAATGCTGTTCAAGTGGCAAATGGACGTGTATTGGCAATGCCATCAGTACGCCATTTAGCCTATGAGAAAAATATAGATTTAACAAAAGTACCAGCTACTGGTCGCCATGGCCATGTTACATTGGCAGACGTTGAAAACTTCCAAGAATTAGATAGTTCAGCATCTACTCAACCGAAAATGTCAACCACATCTCAACATGAGCCGTCTGTAGCTGCTTATGAGAAAAATGAATCAGCTCCAGTATTACGTGAAGGCCGTCAACCAATGACACCAGTACGTAAGGCAATAGCCAAGGCGATGGATACGCAAGTTGCTATTCCAACAGTGACAAATTTTGACTCTGTTGATGTTAGAAAATTGGTTGATCACCGTAATGCGTTTAAGGAAATAGCTCGAGATGACAAGGGGCTGCGTTTAACATACCTAGCCTATGCTGTTAAAGCGTTGGCAGCTGTCGCAAAGAAATTCCCAGAATTAAATGCTAGTGTTGACATGAAGGCACAGGAAATTGTTTATCACGATGATGTTAATATGGGTATCGCTGTGGATTCTCCTGCTGGTTTGTTTGTGCCAGTCATTAAGAACGCAGATCGAAAATCTATTTTCACAATTGCGCAAGAAATAACTGATCTTGCTGAATCAGTTCGTGATGGGTCAATTACGTCTAACCAAATGCAGGGCGGAACAATCACAATTTCTAACCTTGGTTCGGCTCGAGGTACTTGGTTTACACCAATCATTAACGGAAAAGAAGTAGCTATATTAGGATTAGGTTCAATCTTAAAAGAACCTATTGTCAATGATGACGGAGAGTTAGCCGTGGGCCGGAATATGAAATTGTCATTGACCTATGATCATCGTTTGATTGATGGCATGTTAGGACAGTCGGCTCTGAATTATTTGAAGCAGTTGTTATCTGATCCGGCCTATATGTTGATGGAGGTATAA